Proteins encoded together in one Dasypus novemcinctus isolate mDasNov1 chromosome 9, mDasNov1.1.hap2, whole genome shotgun sequence window:
- the NHLH2 gene encoding helix-loop-helix protein 2 isoform X1, whose protein sequence is MVLRRPSPGAGAGCRGKEPPRLFSHFLFPRSAGGLRTPSRSRPPGAPRPGRGLPSAPARPGRRGALERGPQALALEGRPASAPRFRPRRAERAGGRGPAGRRRYWALEGTNTESRRPRVCGAPRTRPAGRPQAGARRPGCGEARGSGSGLRLPAPSPPAGPAGRARRPGAGARGGGAERARCGGPRPPSPSPAEEPGSLSDRFSDSPSASKMMLSPDQAADSDHPSSAHSDPESLGGADAKVLGSVSDLEPVEEAEGDGKGGGRAALYPHPQQLSREEKRRRRRATAKYRSAHATRERIRVEAFNLAFAELRKLLPTLPPDKKLSKIEILRLAICYISYLNHVLDV, encoded by the coding sequence ATGGTGCTCCGCCGGCCTTCCCCGGGCGCGGGGGCCGGCTGCCGCGGAAAGGAGCCTCCGCGCTTGTTCAGTCACTTCTTATTTCCGAGAAGCGCGGGGGGCTTGAGGACGCCTTCCCGCTCCCGGCCGCCGGGGGCCCCGCGCCCAGGGCGAGGCCTCCCCTCCGCGCCCGCGCGGCCAGGCCGGCGCGGGGCCCTGGAGCGCGGCCCGCAAGCCCTCGCGCTGGAAGGGCGCCCCGCCTCTGCGCCCCGGTTCAGACCTAGACGTGCGGAACgtgccgggggccgggggcccgcAGGGCGACGTCGGTATTGGGCCCTAGAAGGCACAAACACCGAGTCCCGGCGCCCGCGGGTCTGCGGCGCTCCCCGCACCCGGCCCGCAGGCCGCCCTCAGGCCGGGGCGCGGCGCCCGGGATGCGGGGAAGCGCGGGGCTCGGGCTCGGGCCTGCGCCTCCCCGCGCCTTCGCCCCCGGCGGGGCCTGCTGGGCGGGCGCGCCGGCCTGGtgcgggggcgcgcgggggcggCGCGGAGAGGGCCCGGTGCGGTGGGCCTCGCCCGCCCTCCCCGAGCCCCGCAGAAGAGCCCGGGTCCCTGTCTGACCGCTTTTCTGACTCCCCCTCAGCCTCCAAAATGATGCTGAGTCCGGACCAGGCCGCCGACTCGGACCACCCCAGCTCGGCGCACTCGGACCCGGAGTCGCTGGGCGGCGCGGACGCCAAGGTGCTGGGCAGCGTGTCGGACCTGGAGCCGGTGGAGGAGGCCGAGGGCGACGGCAAGGGCGGCGGCCGCGCCGCGCTCTACCCGCACCCGCAGCAGCTGAGCCGCGAGGAGAAGCGCCGCCGCCGGCGCGCCACGGCCAAGTACCGCTCGGCGCACGCCACCCGCGAGCGCATCCGCGTGGAGGCCTTCAACCTGGCCTTCGCCGAGCTGCGCAAGCTGCTGCCCACGCTGCCCCCGGACAAGAAGCTCTCCAAGATCGAGATCCTGCGCCTGGCCATCTGCTACATCTCCTATCTCAACCACGTCCTGGACGTGTAG
- the NHLH2 gene encoding helix-loop-helix protein 2 isoform X2 codes for MMLSPDQAADSDHPSSAHSDPESLGGADAKVLGSVSDLEPVEEAEGDGKGGGRAALYPHPQQLSREEKRRRRRATAKYRSAHATRERIRVEAFNLAFAELRKLLPTLPPDKKLSKIEILRLAICYISYLNHVLDV; via the coding sequence ATGATGCTGAGTCCGGACCAGGCCGCCGACTCGGACCACCCCAGCTCGGCGCACTCGGACCCGGAGTCGCTGGGCGGCGCGGACGCCAAGGTGCTGGGCAGCGTGTCGGACCTGGAGCCGGTGGAGGAGGCCGAGGGCGACGGCAAGGGCGGCGGCCGCGCCGCGCTCTACCCGCACCCGCAGCAGCTGAGCCGCGAGGAGAAGCGCCGCCGCCGGCGCGCCACGGCCAAGTACCGCTCGGCGCACGCCACCCGCGAGCGCATCCGCGTGGAGGCCTTCAACCTGGCCTTCGCCGAGCTGCGCAAGCTGCTGCCCACGCTGCCCCCGGACAAGAAGCTCTCCAAGATCGAGATCCTGCGCCTGGCCATCTGCTACATCTCCTATCTCAACCACGTCCTGGACGTGTAG